One segment of Plasmodium vivax chromosome 14, whole genome shotgun sequence DNA contains the following:
- a CDS encoding small GTPase Rab5b, putative (encoded by transcript PVX_122360A), with protein MGCASSSQRPTSTRNINIVTSASEQQKKNDTKVKIVLLGDSGVGKSSIALYLCHGRFSEKHQVTIGAAFLHHTIELKNGATMKLHIWDTGGQERFRSMAPLYYRDAYGAVVVYDSNNVESFNSLKYWINEIKSNGSRNCCIMVVANKKDLPQKLNSEMVMKFCEQENVSFIECSAKVKIEK; from the exons ATGGGATGCGCATCAAGTTCACAGAGACCAACATCGACGAGAAACATCAACATTGTGACGTCTGCATcggagcagcaaaaaaaaaacgatacGAAAGTGAAGATTGTTTTATTAGGGGACAGTGGAGTTGGGAAGTCCAGTATCGCCCTGTACTTGTGCCACGGCCGTTTTTCCGAAAAGCACCAGGTGACAATAGGAGCTGCCTTTCTGCACCACACCATTGAGCTTAAAAATG GAGCCACTATGAAACTGCACATTTGGGATACCGGAGGGCAGGAGCGATTTCGGTCCATGGCGCCGCTGTACTATCGCGATGCCTACGGCGCGGTCGTCGTGTATGACTCGAA CAACGTGGAATCCTTCAACTCGCTGAAGTACTggataaatgaaataaagtCGAATGGATCGCGAAACTGTTGCATCATGGTGGTcgcaaataaaaaggacCTTCCACAAAAGCTGAATTCGGAG ATGGTGATGAAGTTCTGCGAACAGGAAAATGTGTCCTTTATCGAATGCTCCGCgaaggtaaaaattgaaaaataa
- a CDS encoding hypothetical protein, conserved (encoded by transcript PVX_122365A), whose product MAFTHLCGVQATQRPSTINTFLTKAQHDMTLTAADTRVFIKNIKTGVTMDQFKNSLEQYGAMQVYFYEPGANDDGWAWVGFESKEAAQRVIEESEKARELEEANKQNSENDDNGENGENNENNPKDEENERGDSNSFYAENDDENQQNEEEDEDSDDY is encoded by the coding sequence ATGGCCTTTACACACCTCTGCGGGGTCCAGGCAACCCAAAGGCCCTCCACCATCAACACCTTCCTGACCAAGGCTCAACATGACATGACCCTAACTGCAGCTGACACCAGGGTTTTCATAAAGAACATAAAAACAGGCGTCACCATGGATCAGTTTAAAAATTCCCTTGAGCAGTACGGAGCCATGCAAGTTTACTTTTACGAACCTGGAGCTAATGATGACGGCTGGGCCTGGGTTGGATTTGAGAGTAAGGAAGCTGCCCAAAGAGTTATCGAAGAATCCGAAAAGGCAAGAGAGCTGGAAGAGgcaaataagcaaaatagCGAGAATGATGACAATGGCGAAAACGGCGAGAATAACGAAAACAACCCAAAGGACGAAGAAAATGAACGCGGAGATTCAAACAGCTTTTACGCTGAAAATGATGATGAAAATCAACagaacgaggaggaagatgaagacAGCGACGACTATTAA